Proteins from a genomic interval of Rosa chinensis cultivar Old Blush chromosome 2, RchiOBHm-V2, whole genome shotgun sequence:
- the LOC112184090 gene encoding protein BOBBER 1, with product MAIISDFQEEQNQTETKVTTPPSESSSSLKAEEKKVKVEEDKGKGSKLVPNKGNGLDLEKYSWTQSLQEVNIVIPVPAGTKSRDIVYEAKAKHLKFGLKGQPAPIIDGDLFQSIKPDECLWSIEDQSAVSILLTKQNQTDWWKSLLKGDPEIDTQKVEPEPSKLSDLDSETRRTVEKMMFDQRQKQMGRPTSDEMQQQELLKKFMEQNPNMDFSKVKMMQ from the coding sequence ATGGCTATAATTTCAGACTTCCAAGAAGAACAAAACCAAACTGAAACCAAAGTCACCACACCACCCTCTGAGTCATCATCATCGCTCAAGGCAGAAGAGAAAAAGGTCAAGGTGGAGGAGGACAAAGGGAAAGGCTCGAAATTAGTTCCGAACAAAGGGAATGGGCTTGATCTGGAAAAGTACTCATGGACACAGAGCCTGCAAGAGGTTAATATAGTGATCCCAGTGCCTGCCGGAACTAAATCAAGGGATATTGTGTACGAGGCAAAGGCGAAGCATCTCAAGTTTGGACTCAAGGGTCAGCCAGCTCCTATTATCGACGGTGATCTGTTTCAGTCTATCAAGCCCGATGAGTGTTTGTGGAGCATAGAGGATCAGAGTGCTGTCTCTATTCTCTTGACAAAGCAAAACCAAACGGACTGGTGGAAGTCTTTGTTGAAAGGTGATCCGGAGATTGACACTCAAAAGGTTGAACCTGAGCCCAGCAAACTGTCCGACCTGGATTCCGAGACGCGCCGGACGGTTGAGAAGATGATGTTTGATCAGAGGCAGAAGCAGATGGGGCGTCCTACTAGTGATGAGATGCAGCAGCAGGAGTTGTTGAAGAAGTTCATGGAACAGAATCCGAACATGGACTTTTCAAAGGTTAAGATGATGCAATAA